A genome region from Nocardioides cynanchi includes the following:
- a CDS encoding (Fe-S)-binding protein: MRVALMVTCVNDAMFPDTGRAVVTLLRRLGVDVDFPEAQTCCAQPMVNTGYLDEAVPVVRTFVDAFEGYDVVVTPSGSCAGSARHQHSLVARRSGDTALQERVAGLGPRVLELSEFLVDHLGVTDVGAYFPHRVTYHPTCHSLRMLGVGDRPRRLLESVRGLTLVDLPGAEECCGFGGTFAVKNADTSVAMGADKARHVRDSGAEVLVAGDNSCLMHIGGMLSRQRAGVRVVHLAEILAATEDPA; encoded by the coding sequence ATGCGGGTGGCGCTGATGGTGACGTGCGTGAACGACGCCATGTTCCCCGACACCGGCCGCGCGGTCGTCACCCTGCTGCGCCGCCTGGGGGTGGACGTCGACTTCCCGGAGGCGCAGACCTGCTGCGCGCAGCCGATGGTCAACACCGGCTACCTCGACGAGGCCGTGCCGGTCGTGCGGACCTTCGTCGACGCGTTCGAGGGGTACGACGTGGTGGTGACGCCGTCGGGCTCGTGCGCCGGGTCCGCGCGACACCAGCACTCCCTGGTCGCCCGACGCTCGGGCGACACCGCCCTCCAGGAGCGGGTGGCGGGTCTGGGGCCGCGGGTCCTCGAGCTCAGCGAGTTCCTCGTCGACCACCTGGGCGTGACCGACGTGGGCGCCTACTTCCCGCACCGGGTGACCTACCACCCGACCTGCCACTCGCTCCGGATGCTCGGGGTCGGTGACCGCCCGCGCCGGCTGCTCGAGTCGGTGCGCGGGCTGACCCTCGTCGACCTGCCCGGGGCCGAGGAGTGCTGCGGCTTCGGCGGCACGTTCGCGGTCAAGAACGCCGACACCTCGGTCGCGATGGGCGCCGACAAGGCCCGGCACGTCCGCGACAGCGGAGCCGAGGTGCTGGTCGCCGGTGACAACTCGTGCCTGATGCACATCGGCGGGATGCTCTCGCGGCAGCGGGCCGGCGTCCGGGTGGTGCACCTCGCCGAGATCCTGGCCGCCACCGAGGACCCGGCATGA
- a CDS encoding lactate utilization protein B, with product MSGTFVGMPAFPAAARAALADTQLRHNLAHATHTIRDKRATVVAEVEDWEELRLAGALAKDTALLDLDRQLVRLEETLTANGAVVHWAGDAAEACRIVVEVARAHGVDEVVKVKSMATAEIGLNEALLAAGIAPWETDLAELIVQLADDLPSHILVPAIHRNRAEVREIFRSRMAGAGRPAPDDLSDDPAELANAARLHLREKFLRAKVAVSGANFAVAETGTLVVVESEGNGRMCLTLPEVLVSVVGIEKVVPRWDDLGTLLRLLPRSSTGERMNPYTSTWSGVSPGDGPQEVHVVLLDNGRTRALSDQVGRQALRCIRCSACLNVCPVYERVGGHAYGSVYPGPIGAILNPLMKGVGVDEQTDSLPYASSLCGACFEVCPVRIDIPTVLVELRSQVVDAHRSGRPKAEALAMRGASYAFTRSSRLGLAERASGLAGLLLGRVGRTTLPGGRRALGRIPGPGAAWTSARDLPMPPRESFRAWWRRTGGGRS from the coding sequence ATGAGCGGCACCTTCGTGGGGATGCCCGCCTTCCCCGCCGCGGCTCGCGCCGCGTTGGCCGACACCCAGCTGCGGCACAACCTGGCGCACGCCACCCACACGATCCGCGACAAGCGGGCCACGGTCGTCGCCGAGGTCGAGGACTGGGAGGAGCTCCGGCTGGCGGGTGCGCTGGCCAAGGACACCGCCCTGCTCGACCTCGACCGGCAGCTGGTCCGGCTCGAGGAGACCCTGACCGCGAACGGCGCCGTCGTCCACTGGGCCGGCGACGCGGCCGAGGCGTGCCGGATCGTCGTCGAGGTGGCCCGCGCCCACGGCGTCGACGAGGTGGTCAAGGTCAAGTCGATGGCCACCGCCGAGATCGGCCTCAACGAGGCGTTGCTCGCAGCCGGCATCGCGCCCTGGGAGACGGACCTCGCGGAGCTGATCGTGCAGCTCGCCGACGACCTGCCCTCCCACATCCTGGTGCCCGCGATCCACCGCAACCGGGCCGAGGTGCGCGAGATCTTCCGGTCCCGGATGGCCGGTGCCGGCCGGCCTGCTCCCGACGACCTCTCCGACGACCCCGCCGAGCTGGCGAACGCGGCCCGGCTGCACCTGCGGGAGAAGTTCCTGCGTGCCAAGGTGGCGGTCTCGGGCGCCAACTTCGCGGTCGCCGAGACCGGGACCCTGGTGGTCGTCGAGTCCGAGGGCAACGGCCGGATGTGCCTGACCCTGCCTGAGGTGCTGGTCTCGGTGGTCGGCATCGAGAAGGTGGTGCCGCGCTGGGACGACCTCGGCACGCTGCTCCGGCTGCTGCCCCGGTCGTCGACCGGCGAGCGGATGAACCCCTACACCTCCACGTGGTCGGGGGTCAGCCCCGGCGACGGCCCGCAGGAGGTGCACGTCGTGCTCCTCGACAACGGTCGTACCCGCGCGCTGTCCGACCAGGTCGGGCGGCAGGCCCTGCGCTGCATCCGGTGCTCGGCCTGCCTGAACGTCTGCCCGGTCTACGAGCGGGTGGGCGGCCATGCGTACGGCTCGGTCTATCCCGGCCCGATCGGCGCGATCCTGAACCCGCTGATGAAGGGCGTCGGCGTCGACGAGCAGACCGACTCGCTGCCCTACGCCTCGTCGCTCTGCGGTGCCTGCTTCGAGGTCTGCCCGGTGCGGATCGACATCCCGACCGTGCTCGTCGAGCTCCGCTCGCAGGTCGTCGACGCCCATCGCTCGGGCCGGCCCAAGGCCGAGGCGCTGGCGATGCGCGGGGCGTCGTACGCCTTCACCCGCTCCTCCCGGCTGGGTCTGGCCGAGCGTGCCTCCGGGCTGGCGGGCCTGCTGCTGGGCCGGGTCGGCCGTACGACGCTCCCCGGCGGCCGCCGCGCGCTCGGTCGGATCCCCGGACCGGGTGCGGCCTGGACGTCGGCCCGCGACCTCCCGATGCCGCCGCGCGAGTCGTTCCGGGCCTGGTGGCGCCGGACCGGGGGTGGCCGCTCGTGA